In Triticum urartu cultivar G1812 chromosome 6, Tu2.1, whole genome shotgun sequence, the following proteins share a genomic window:
- the LOC125514432 gene encoding protein STRUBBELIG-RECEPTOR FAMILY 3-like isoform X3, which translates to MSQQCCTLNQDPSMEPMQGRVQMWMLLWLAFCLLEHSHSLVFPFPMPFFAPSYTNQQDVDAVNELYASLGSPDLRGWAASGGDPCEEAWQGVQCLGPNITEIVLKGVGLEGKLSEALGELTAITRLFVNLHHISVLLSVYYHFSLFIDIVFGLCSCRDLSSNNLAGELPQSMAMLKSLSALHVHNNRLTGTLDVLRDLPLKDLNVENNQFAGSIPKKMLSIPKFLRNGNHFTLPIPGSSPTPAMSSPSPAAHPHITVIPAVTPQDTTHGGGLQRHANKVSPAKAAGFSILAASLLTIAVVMTMFATSRRRQEMSTWEGHLRAIVRCVAIWTRKPPKLGAPAYPDKQHGTVAANDIVGSTLGDCTKVAGLSAQTPLKNYSMSSIVSDKNVQCGSEEGKPLTVSFKFFTVASLQQCTNSFSDENFLRETRFGKIYLAERPECKYAVLKLRDTATKMAADEFLENVRTVAELRHPNIEELVGCCMEHGQRLLVYKHFSEHTLDDMIHRGSSHAADPGNKFLWEARIAVALEAAKALEYLHDGGGGQEGHVAVVHGHFRPEHVLVDGEARVRVSGCGLAPFVPPSASGATTDWHDDTLSYVSPPEEAATTEAATGRDVYCFGVVMLQLLTGRRPYDNVRPRGERLLVPWAGARLHDLSALRRMADPRLRGTPVPVRSLSRFADIISRCVQQEAEFRPAMAEVVQDLMGATEEARMADYCGELSPVPAEYQLV; encoded by the exons ATGAGTCAACAG TGTTGCACCTTGAATCAAGATCCATCCATGGAGCCAATGCAAGGAAGAGTGCAGATGTGGATGCTCCTATGGCTCGCCTTCTGCTTGCTCGAGCATTCGCATTCGCTGGTGTTTCCGTTCCCCATGCCGTTCTTCGCCCCTTCCTACACCAACCAGCAAGACG TTGATGCTGTGAACGAGCTGTACGCGTCACTGGGCTCGCCGGACCTTCGTGGTTGGGCTGCTTCGGGAGGAGACCCTTGCGAGGAGGCATGGCAAGGGGTGCAGTGCCTCGGCCCCAACATAACCGAAAT AGTACTCAAAGGCGTGGGTCTAGAAGGGAAGCTGAGCGAGGCACTCGGAGAGCTCACTGCTATTACAAGATTGTTTGTGAATTTACATCATATTTCAGTTCTACTTTCTGTCTACTACCACTTCAGTTTATTTATTGACATTGTTTTTGGTTTATGTTCATGCAGGGACCTGTCATCAAACAACCTCGCCGGTGAGCTGCCGCAGTCAATGGCAATGCTCAAATCCCTTTCGGCACT GCATGTGCACAACAACAGGCTAACCGGGACACTCGATGTGCTGCGTGATCTTCCACTGAAAGACCT GAACGTGGAGAACAATCAATTTGCAGGATCCATCCCAAAGAAGATGCTCAGCATCCCAAAATTTCT AAGAAACGGCAACCATTTCACCCTTCCGATCCCCGGTTCCTCTCCGACTCCGGCAATGTCGTCTCCTTCTCCAGCTGCGCATCCTCACATTACTGTAATTCCCGCAGTTACTCCACAGGACACTACACATGGCGGTGGTCTTCAGAGGCACGCCAACAAGGTTTCTCCGGCAAAGGCTGCCGGATTCAGCATTCTTGCTGCCAGTTTATTAACCATTGCTGTCGTTATGACCATGTTCGCAACCTCGAGACGGCGGCAGGAGATGTCCACTTGGGAAGGGCACCTGAGGGCAATTGTGAGGTGCGTGGCAATCTGGACAAGGAAGCCTCCTAAGCTAGGTGCACCTGCCTACCCTGACAAACAACACGGTACAG TTGCTGCAAATGACATTGTGGGGAGCACTCTGGGAGATTGCACAAAGGTGGCGGGTTTATCGGCACAGACACCTCTCAAGAACTACAGCATGTCAAGCATTGTTTCAGATAAGAATGTTCAGTGCGGGTCAGAAGAAGGCAAACCCTTGACGGTTTCCTTCAAGTTCTTCACTGTTGCATCTCTGCAACAGTGCACCAACAGCTTCAGCGATGAGAATTTTCTGCGAGAAACTCGGTTCGGCAAAATCTATCTAGCAGAGCGCCCAGAATGCAAG TATGCGGTGCTGAAGCTTCGCGACACGGCTACGAAAATGGCGGCTGACGAGTTTTTGGAGAATGTTCGGACCGTCGCCGAGCTTCGACACCCCAACATAGAAGAGCTTGTGGGTTGCTGCATGGAGCACGGACAGAGGCTGCTCGTGTACAAACATTTTAGCGAACACACATTGGACGACATGATCCACCGCGGCAGCAGCCACGCTGCTGATCCCGGCAACAAGTTCCTGTGGGAAGCTCGGATCGCCGTGGCCCTCGAGGCCGCCAAGGCTCTCGAGTACCTCcatgacggcggcggcggccaggAGGGACATGTGGCCGTTGTCCACGGACATTTCAGGCCGGAGCATGTCCTTGTCGATGGCGAGGCGCGGGTGCGCGTGTCCGGGTGCGGCCTCGCCCCGTTCGTGCCACCGTCAGCGTCAGGAGCTACTACGGACTGGCATGACGACACACTGAGCTACGTCAGCCCGCCGGAAGAAGCGGCAACGACGGAGGCGGCCACAGGCCGCGACGTGTACTGCTTCGGTGTGGTGATGCTGCAGCTCCTGACGGGGCGCAGGCCCTACGACAATGTGCGGCCGCGAGGGGAGAGGCTGCTGGTGCCATGGGCTGGCGCGCGGCTGCATGACCTGAGCGCTCTGCGCAGGATGGCCGACCCACGCCTCCGGGGCACGCCGGTGCCGGTCAGGTCCCTGTCACGGTTCGCGGACATCATCAGCAGATGCGTGCAG CAGGAGGCCGAGTTCCGGCCCGCGATGGCGGAGGTGGTGCAGGACCTGATGGGCGCCACGGAAGAGGCGCGCATGGCCGACTACTGCGGAGAGCTATCGCCAGTGCCGGCAGAGTACCAACTTGTGTGA
- the LOC125514432 gene encoding protein STRUBBELIG-RECEPTOR FAMILY 3-like isoform X1, translated as MYICLPGSVAASYHLACRCRQCCTLNQDPSMEPMQGRVQMWMLLWLAFCLLEHSHSLVFPFPMPFFAPSYTNQQDVDAVNELYASLGSPDLRGWAASGGDPCEEAWQGVQCLGPNITEIVLKGVGLEGKLSEALGELTAITRLFVNLHHISVLLSVYYHFSLFIDIVFGLCSCRDLSSNNLAGELPQSMAMLKSLSALHVHNNRLTGTLDVLRDLPLKDLNVENNQFAGSIPKKMLSIPKFLRNGNHFTLPIPGSSPTPAMSSPSPAAHPHITVIPAVTPQDTTHGGGLQRHANKVSPAKAAGFSILAASLLTIAVVMTMFATSRRRQEMSTWEGHLRAIVRCVAIWTRKPPKLGAPAYPDKQHGTVAANDIVGSTLGDCTKVAGLSAQTPLKNYSMSSIVSDKNVQCGSEEGKPLTVSFKFFTVASLQQCTNSFSDENFLRETRFGKIYLAERPECKYAVLKLRDTATKMAADEFLENVRTVAELRHPNIEELVGCCMEHGQRLLVYKHFSEHTLDDMIHRGSSHAADPGNKFLWEARIAVALEAAKALEYLHDGGGGQEGHVAVVHGHFRPEHVLVDGEARVRVSGCGLAPFVPPSASGATTDWHDDTLSYVSPPEEAATTEAATGRDVYCFGVVMLQLLTGRRPYDNVRPRGERLLVPWAGARLHDLSALRRMADPRLRGTPVPVRSLSRFADIISRCVQQEAEFRPAMAEVVQDLMGATEEARMADYCGELSPVPAEYQLV; from the exons ATGTATATATGCTTGCCTGGCTCTGTGGCTGCTAGTTATCATCTTGCTTGTCGTTGCCGCCAGTGTTGCACCTTGAATCAAGATCCATCCATGGAGCCAATGCAAGGAAGAGTGCAGATGTGGATGCTCCTATGGCTCGCCTTCTGCTTGCTCGAGCATTCGCATTCGCTGGTGTTTCCGTTCCCCATGCCGTTCTTCGCCCCTTCCTACACCAACCAGCAAGACG TTGATGCTGTGAACGAGCTGTACGCGTCACTGGGCTCGCCGGACCTTCGTGGTTGGGCTGCTTCGGGAGGAGACCCTTGCGAGGAGGCATGGCAAGGGGTGCAGTGCCTCGGCCCCAACATAACCGAAAT AGTACTCAAAGGCGTGGGTCTAGAAGGGAAGCTGAGCGAGGCACTCGGAGAGCTCACTGCTATTACAAGATTGTTTGTGAATTTACATCATATTTCAGTTCTACTTTCTGTCTACTACCACTTCAGTTTATTTATTGACATTGTTTTTGGTTTATGTTCATGCAGGGACCTGTCATCAAACAACCTCGCCGGTGAGCTGCCGCAGTCAATGGCAATGCTCAAATCCCTTTCGGCACT GCATGTGCACAACAACAGGCTAACCGGGACACTCGATGTGCTGCGTGATCTTCCACTGAAAGACCT GAACGTGGAGAACAATCAATTTGCAGGATCCATCCCAAAGAAGATGCTCAGCATCCCAAAATTTCT AAGAAACGGCAACCATTTCACCCTTCCGATCCCCGGTTCCTCTCCGACTCCGGCAATGTCGTCTCCTTCTCCAGCTGCGCATCCTCACATTACTGTAATTCCCGCAGTTACTCCACAGGACACTACACATGGCGGTGGTCTTCAGAGGCACGCCAACAAGGTTTCTCCGGCAAAGGCTGCCGGATTCAGCATTCTTGCTGCCAGTTTATTAACCATTGCTGTCGTTATGACCATGTTCGCAACCTCGAGACGGCGGCAGGAGATGTCCACTTGGGAAGGGCACCTGAGGGCAATTGTGAGGTGCGTGGCAATCTGGACAAGGAAGCCTCCTAAGCTAGGTGCACCTGCCTACCCTGACAAACAACACGGTACAG TTGCTGCAAATGACATTGTGGGGAGCACTCTGGGAGATTGCACAAAGGTGGCGGGTTTATCGGCACAGACACCTCTCAAGAACTACAGCATGTCAAGCATTGTTTCAGATAAGAATGTTCAGTGCGGGTCAGAAGAAGGCAAACCCTTGACGGTTTCCTTCAAGTTCTTCACTGTTGCATCTCTGCAACAGTGCACCAACAGCTTCAGCGATGAGAATTTTCTGCGAGAAACTCGGTTCGGCAAAATCTATCTAGCAGAGCGCCCAGAATGCAAG TATGCGGTGCTGAAGCTTCGCGACACGGCTACGAAAATGGCGGCTGACGAGTTTTTGGAGAATGTTCGGACCGTCGCCGAGCTTCGACACCCCAACATAGAAGAGCTTGTGGGTTGCTGCATGGAGCACGGACAGAGGCTGCTCGTGTACAAACATTTTAGCGAACACACATTGGACGACATGATCCACCGCGGCAGCAGCCACGCTGCTGATCCCGGCAACAAGTTCCTGTGGGAAGCTCGGATCGCCGTGGCCCTCGAGGCCGCCAAGGCTCTCGAGTACCTCcatgacggcggcggcggccaggAGGGACATGTGGCCGTTGTCCACGGACATTTCAGGCCGGAGCATGTCCTTGTCGATGGCGAGGCGCGGGTGCGCGTGTCCGGGTGCGGCCTCGCCCCGTTCGTGCCACCGTCAGCGTCAGGAGCTACTACGGACTGGCATGACGACACACTGAGCTACGTCAGCCCGCCGGAAGAAGCGGCAACGACGGAGGCGGCCACAGGCCGCGACGTGTACTGCTTCGGTGTGGTGATGCTGCAGCTCCTGACGGGGCGCAGGCCCTACGACAATGTGCGGCCGCGAGGGGAGAGGCTGCTGGTGCCATGGGCTGGCGCGCGGCTGCATGACCTGAGCGCTCTGCGCAGGATGGCCGACCCACGCCTCCGGGGCACGCCGGTGCCGGTCAGGTCCCTGTCACGGTTCGCGGACATCATCAGCAGATGCGTGCAG CAGGAGGCCGAGTTCCGGCCCGCGATGGCGGAGGTGGTGCAGGACCTGATGGGCGCCACGGAAGAGGCGCGCATGGCCGACTACTGCGGAGAGCTATCGCCAGTGCCGGCAGAGTACCAACTTGTGTGA
- the LOC125514432 gene encoding protein STRUBBELIG-RECEPTOR FAMILY 3-like isoform X2, translated as MYICLPGSVAASYHLACRCRQCCTLNQDPSMEPMQGRVQMWMLLWLAFCLLEHSHSLVFPFPMPFFAPSYTNQQDVDAVNELYASLGSPDLRGWAASGGDPCEEAWQGVQCLGPNITEIVLKGVGLEGKLSEALGELTAITRLFVNLHHISVLLSVYYHFSLFIDIVFGLCSCRDLSSNNLAGELPQSMAMLKSLSALHVHNNRLTGTLDVLRDLPLKDLNVENNQFAGSIPKKMLSIPKFLRNGNHFTLPIPGSSPTPAMSSPSPAAHPHITVIPAVTPQDTTHGGGLQRHANKVSPAKAAGFSILAASLLTIAVVMTMFATSRRRQEMSTWEGHLRAIVRCVAIWTRKPPKLGAPAYPDKQHGTVAANDIVGSTLGDCTKVAGLSAQTPLKNYSMSSIVSDKNVQCGSEEGKPLTVSFKFFTVASLQQCTNSFSDENFLRETRFGKIYLAERPECKYAVLKLRDTATKMAADEFLENVRTVAELRHPNIEELVGCCMEHGQRLLVYKHFSEHTLDDMIHRGSSHAADPGNKFLWEARIAVALEAAKALEYLHDGGGGQEGHVAVVHGHFRPEHVLVDGEARVRVSGCGLAPFVPPSASGATTDWHDDTLSYVSPPEEAATTEAATGRDVYCFGVVMLQLLTGRRPYDNVRPRGERLLVPWAGARLHDLSALRRMADPRLRGTPVPVRSLSRFADIISRCVQEAEFRPAMAEVVQDLMGATEEARMADYCGELSPVPAEYQLV; from the exons ATGTATATATGCTTGCCTGGCTCTGTGGCTGCTAGTTATCATCTTGCTTGTCGTTGCCGCCAGTGTTGCACCTTGAATCAAGATCCATCCATGGAGCCAATGCAAGGAAGAGTGCAGATGTGGATGCTCCTATGGCTCGCCTTCTGCTTGCTCGAGCATTCGCATTCGCTGGTGTTTCCGTTCCCCATGCCGTTCTTCGCCCCTTCCTACACCAACCAGCAAGACG TTGATGCTGTGAACGAGCTGTACGCGTCACTGGGCTCGCCGGACCTTCGTGGTTGGGCTGCTTCGGGAGGAGACCCTTGCGAGGAGGCATGGCAAGGGGTGCAGTGCCTCGGCCCCAACATAACCGAAAT AGTACTCAAAGGCGTGGGTCTAGAAGGGAAGCTGAGCGAGGCACTCGGAGAGCTCACTGCTATTACAAGATTGTTTGTGAATTTACATCATATTTCAGTTCTACTTTCTGTCTACTACCACTTCAGTTTATTTATTGACATTGTTTTTGGTTTATGTTCATGCAGGGACCTGTCATCAAACAACCTCGCCGGTGAGCTGCCGCAGTCAATGGCAATGCTCAAATCCCTTTCGGCACT GCATGTGCACAACAACAGGCTAACCGGGACACTCGATGTGCTGCGTGATCTTCCACTGAAAGACCT GAACGTGGAGAACAATCAATTTGCAGGATCCATCCCAAAGAAGATGCTCAGCATCCCAAAATTTCT AAGAAACGGCAACCATTTCACCCTTCCGATCCCCGGTTCCTCTCCGACTCCGGCAATGTCGTCTCCTTCTCCAGCTGCGCATCCTCACATTACTGTAATTCCCGCAGTTACTCCACAGGACACTACACATGGCGGTGGTCTTCAGAGGCACGCCAACAAGGTTTCTCCGGCAAAGGCTGCCGGATTCAGCATTCTTGCTGCCAGTTTATTAACCATTGCTGTCGTTATGACCATGTTCGCAACCTCGAGACGGCGGCAGGAGATGTCCACTTGGGAAGGGCACCTGAGGGCAATTGTGAGGTGCGTGGCAATCTGGACAAGGAAGCCTCCTAAGCTAGGTGCACCTGCCTACCCTGACAAACAACACGGTACAG TTGCTGCAAATGACATTGTGGGGAGCACTCTGGGAGATTGCACAAAGGTGGCGGGTTTATCGGCACAGACACCTCTCAAGAACTACAGCATGTCAAGCATTGTTTCAGATAAGAATGTTCAGTGCGGGTCAGAAGAAGGCAAACCCTTGACGGTTTCCTTCAAGTTCTTCACTGTTGCATCTCTGCAACAGTGCACCAACAGCTTCAGCGATGAGAATTTTCTGCGAGAAACTCGGTTCGGCAAAATCTATCTAGCAGAGCGCCCAGAATGCAAG TATGCGGTGCTGAAGCTTCGCGACACGGCTACGAAAATGGCGGCTGACGAGTTTTTGGAGAATGTTCGGACCGTCGCCGAGCTTCGACACCCCAACATAGAAGAGCTTGTGGGTTGCTGCATGGAGCACGGACAGAGGCTGCTCGTGTACAAACATTTTAGCGAACACACATTGGACGACATGATCCACCGCGGCAGCAGCCACGCTGCTGATCCCGGCAACAAGTTCCTGTGGGAAGCTCGGATCGCCGTGGCCCTCGAGGCCGCCAAGGCTCTCGAGTACCTCcatgacggcggcggcggccaggAGGGACATGTGGCCGTTGTCCACGGACATTTCAGGCCGGAGCATGTCCTTGTCGATGGCGAGGCGCGGGTGCGCGTGTCCGGGTGCGGCCTCGCCCCGTTCGTGCCACCGTCAGCGTCAGGAGCTACTACGGACTGGCATGACGACACACTGAGCTACGTCAGCCCGCCGGAAGAAGCGGCAACGACGGAGGCGGCCACAGGCCGCGACGTGTACTGCTTCGGTGTGGTGATGCTGCAGCTCCTGACGGGGCGCAGGCCCTACGACAATGTGCGGCCGCGAGGGGAGAGGCTGCTGGTGCCATGGGCTGGCGCGCGGCTGCATGACCTGAGCGCTCTGCGCAGGATGGCCGACCCACGCCTCCGGGGCACGCCGGTGCCGGTCAGGTCCCTGTCACGGTTCGCGGACATCATCAGCAGATGCGTGCAG GAGGCCGAGTTCCGGCCCGCGATGGCGGAGGTGGTGCAGGACCTGATGGGCGCCACGGAAGAGGCGCGCATGGCCGACTACTGCGGAGAGCTATCGCCAGTGCCGGCAGAGTACCAACTTGTGTGA
- the LOC125514432 gene encoding protein STRUBBELIG-RECEPTOR FAMILY 3-like isoform X4: MYICLPGSVAASYHLACRCRQCCTLNQDPSMEPMQGRVQMWMLLWLAFCLLEHSHSLVFPFPMPFFAPSYTNQQDVDAVNELYASLGSPDLRGWAASGGDPCEEAWQGVQCLGPNITEIVLKGVGLEGKLSEALGELTAITRLDLSSNNLAGELPQSMAMLKSLSALHVHNNRLTGTLDVLRDLPLKDLNVENNQFAGSIPKKMLSIPKFLRNGNHFTLPIPGSSPTPAMSSPSPAAHPHITVIPAVTPQDTTHGGGLQRHANKVSPAKAAGFSILAASLLTIAVVMTMFATSRRRQEMSTWEGHLRAIVRCVAIWTRKPPKLGAPAYPDKQHGTVAANDIVGSTLGDCTKVAGLSAQTPLKNYSMSSIVSDKNVQCGSEEGKPLTVSFKFFTVASLQQCTNSFSDENFLRETRFGKIYLAERPECKYAVLKLRDTATKMAADEFLENVRTVAELRHPNIEELVGCCMEHGQRLLVYKHFSEHTLDDMIHRGSSHAADPGNKFLWEARIAVALEAAKALEYLHDGGGGQEGHVAVVHGHFRPEHVLVDGEARVRVSGCGLAPFVPPSASGATTDWHDDTLSYVSPPEEAATTEAATGRDVYCFGVVMLQLLTGRRPYDNVRPRGERLLVPWAGARLHDLSALRRMADPRLRGTPVPVRSLSRFADIISRCVQQEAEFRPAMAEVVQDLMGATEEARMADYCGELSPVPAEYQLV; encoded by the exons ATGTATATATGCTTGCCTGGCTCTGTGGCTGCTAGTTATCATCTTGCTTGTCGTTGCCGCCAGTGTTGCACCTTGAATCAAGATCCATCCATGGAGCCAATGCAAGGAAGAGTGCAGATGTGGATGCTCCTATGGCTCGCCTTCTGCTTGCTCGAGCATTCGCATTCGCTGGTGTTTCCGTTCCCCATGCCGTTCTTCGCCCCTTCCTACACCAACCAGCAAGACG TTGATGCTGTGAACGAGCTGTACGCGTCACTGGGCTCGCCGGACCTTCGTGGTTGGGCTGCTTCGGGAGGAGACCCTTGCGAGGAGGCATGGCAAGGGGTGCAGTGCCTCGGCCCCAACATAACCGAAAT AGTACTCAAAGGCGTGGGTCTAGAAGGGAAGCTGAGCGAGGCACTCGGAGAGCTCACTGCTATTACAAGATT GGACCTGTCATCAAACAACCTCGCCGGTGAGCTGCCGCAGTCAATGGCAATGCTCAAATCCCTTTCGGCACT GCATGTGCACAACAACAGGCTAACCGGGACACTCGATGTGCTGCGTGATCTTCCACTGAAAGACCT GAACGTGGAGAACAATCAATTTGCAGGATCCATCCCAAAGAAGATGCTCAGCATCCCAAAATTTCT AAGAAACGGCAACCATTTCACCCTTCCGATCCCCGGTTCCTCTCCGACTCCGGCAATGTCGTCTCCTTCTCCAGCTGCGCATCCTCACATTACTGTAATTCCCGCAGTTACTCCACAGGACACTACACATGGCGGTGGTCTTCAGAGGCACGCCAACAAGGTTTCTCCGGCAAAGGCTGCCGGATTCAGCATTCTTGCTGCCAGTTTATTAACCATTGCTGTCGTTATGACCATGTTCGCAACCTCGAGACGGCGGCAGGAGATGTCCACTTGGGAAGGGCACCTGAGGGCAATTGTGAGGTGCGTGGCAATCTGGACAAGGAAGCCTCCTAAGCTAGGTGCACCTGCCTACCCTGACAAACAACACGGTACAG TTGCTGCAAATGACATTGTGGGGAGCACTCTGGGAGATTGCACAAAGGTGGCGGGTTTATCGGCACAGACACCTCTCAAGAACTACAGCATGTCAAGCATTGTTTCAGATAAGAATGTTCAGTGCGGGTCAGAAGAAGGCAAACCCTTGACGGTTTCCTTCAAGTTCTTCACTGTTGCATCTCTGCAACAGTGCACCAACAGCTTCAGCGATGAGAATTTTCTGCGAGAAACTCGGTTCGGCAAAATCTATCTAGCAGAGCGCCCAGAATGCAAG TATGCGGTGCTGAAGCTTCGCGACACGGCTACGAAAATGGCGGCTGACGAGTTTTTGGAGAATGTTCGGACCGTCGCCGAGCTTCGACACCCCAACATAGAAGAGCTTGTGGGTTGCTGCATGGAGCACGGACAGAGGCTGCTCGTGTACAAACATTTTAGCGAACACACATTGGACGACATGATCCACCGCGGCAGCAGCCACGCTGCTGATCCCGGCAACAAGTTCCTGTGGGAAGCTCGGATCGCCGTGGCCCTCGAGGCCGCCAAGGCTCTCGAGTACCTCcatgacggcggcggcggccaggAGGGACATGTGGCCGTTGTCCACGGACATTTCAGGCCGGAGCATGTCCTTGTCGATGGCGAGGCGCGGGTGCGCGTGTCCGGGTGCGGCCTCGCCCCGTTCGTGCCACCGTCAGCGTCAGGAGCTACTACGGACTGGCATGACGACACACTGAGCTACGTCAGCCCGCCGGAAGAAGCGGCAACGACGGAGGCGGCCACAGGCCGCGACGTGTACTGCTTCGGTGTGGTGATGCTGCAGCTCCTGACGGGGCGCAGGCCCTACGACAATGTGCGGCCGCGAGGGGAGAGGCTGCTGGTGCCATGGGCTGGCGCGCGGCTGCATGACCTGAGCGCTCTGCGCAGGATGGCCGACCCACGCCTCCGGGGCACGCCGGTGCCGGTCAGGTCCCTGTCACGGTTCGCGGACATCATCAGCAGATGCGTGCAG CAGGAGGCCGAGTTCCGGCCCGCGATGGCGGAGGTGGTGCAGGACCTGATGGGCGCCACGGAAGAGGCGCGCATGGCCGACTACTGCGGAGAGCTATCGCCAGTGCCGGCAGAGTACCAACTTGTGTGA